One segment of Metallosphaera cuprina Ar-4 DNA contains the following:
- a CDS encoding CBS domain-containing protein — MIVKELIAREPVTIEPKANLVDAAKLMKREGVGSLLVMESGQPKGIVSERDIVYAIASDLPLNTELSRVMSTNLVTADPKTDVGEAAILMVGKGIRHLVITDKGRVLGVISLRDIAKSLGLITTDLSIW, encoded by the coding sequence ATGATTGTGAAAGAACTCATCGCGAGGGAACCTGTAACCATAGAACCCAAGGCTAATTTAGTCGACGCAGCCAAGCTCATGAAAAGGGAGGGAGTCGGATCCCTCTTAGTGATGGAGAGTGGACAACCCAAAGGGATAGTCTCTGAGAGGGACATAGTCTATGCTATAGCTTCTGACCTACCGCTAAATACGGAGCTATCACGTGTCATGAGCACTAACTTAGTTACCGCCGATCCTAAAACTGACGTTGGGGAAGCGGCTATACTTATGGTAGGGAAGGGAATAAGACACCTTGTTATAACGGACAAAGGTAGAGTGTTAGGCGTGATATCGTTAAGGGATATAGCTAAGAGCCTAGGGTTAATAACTACGGACTTGAGCATTTGGTAA
- a CDS encoding succinate-semialdehyde dehydrogenase has product MRAAVLNAYKEPLSVEDVKIAEPKSGEVKIKVRATGLCHSDVNVFEGKTPVPPPVIAGHEISGIVEETGPGVTRVKPGDRVISAFIHPCGKCSNCIEGKENLCETFSQVRLKGVMPDGTSRITKEGKEIRTFLGGGFAEYAIVGENALTKVPDELDLEKVAVLGCAGLTGYGAITSSNIEPGDTVAVIGVGGVGLSTIQLLRASGAGRIIAVGTKKWKLDRAMELGATDTINSKETDPVKAIRDMTGGGPKVVIEAGGNEETIHMALDMVKIGGRVVLIGLPPASSMIPLRIASVVRGGIQIVGNYGGRPRVDMPKLIELVREGRYDPSRLVTGRFRLEEINEAVKLLESGEAIRSLIIP; this is encoded by the coding sequence ATGAGAGCTGCAGTTCTTAACGCGTATAAGGAGCCTCTATCCGTTGAGGATGTAAAGATAGCCGAGCCTAAATCCGGTGAGGTTAAAATTAAAGTAAGGGCTACGGGTCTTTGCCACTCAGATGTAAATGTTTTTGAAGGGAAAACTCCGGTCCCGCCTCCTGTCATTGCTGGTCATGAGATATCCGGTATTGTGGAGGAGACAGGCCCAGGGGTAACTAGAGTGAAGCCCGGAGATAGAGTGATCTCAGCGTTTATTCACCCTTGTGGAAAGTGCAGTAATTGTATTGAAGGGAAGGAGAACCTATGTGAGACCTTCTCACAGGTGAGACTTAAGGGCGTCATGCCTGATGGAACTTCTAGGATAACAAAAGAAGGGAAGGAGATCAGGACGTTCTTAGGAGGTGGATTTGCAGAATATGCTATCGTTGGAGAGAACGCCTTAACTAAGGTCCCAGATGAGTTAGATCTGGAGAAGGTTGCAGTTTTGGGATGTGCAGGGCTGACAGGATACGGAGCTATCACGTCTTCAAACATAGAGCCAGGTGATACGGTAGCTGTGATAGGAGTGGGTGGAGTGGGACTCTCTACAATTCAGCTTTTAAGGGCATCAGGAGCGGGGAGGATAATCGCTGTTGGAACGAAGAAGTGGAAACTTGACAGGGCCATGGAACTAGGGGCTACAGACACGATAAACTCTAAGGAGACTGATCCGGTAAAGGCAATAAGAGACATGACTGGTGGAGGACCCAAGGTAGTTATTGAGGCTGGTGGAAACGAGGAGACGATTCACATGGCCTTAGATATGGTCAAGATAGGAGGAAGGGTAGTCCTAATAGGATTGCCCCCAGCGAGCTCTATGATACCGCTGAGGATCGCATCGGTCGTAAGAGGTGGGATTCAGATCGTTGGAAACTATGGAGGGAGACCTAGAGTAGACATGCCCAAACTTATAGAGCTCGTGAGGGAAGGTAGATATGACCCCTCTAGATTGGTAACCGGGAGGTTCAGACTAGAGGAAATAAACGAAGCTGTAAAACTCTTAGAGTCTGGTGAGGCTATAAGAAGTCTTATAATTCCTTAA
- a CDS encoding 3-hydroxyacyl-CoA dehydrogenase, with amino-acid sequence MQIAVVGSGTMGHGIAEVAAISGMEVKLIDVSWDILNRAKERMTDSLKRLYERGVIKDSPDSIMSLIEMSVSYDVAKSVDFAIEAVPEILDLKRKVFNELDKVVPKESILATNTSSIPISDVAETTSRKQKVIGMHFFNPPPLMKLVEVIPSKYTSEETVDFTVDLSKKMGKTPVRLRVEVPGFVSNRIFLRLLQEACREVEAGEATIEEVDSTARNKLNLPMGIFELADYVGLDVVVDLWKVIVERGASDVKCSSFKRKVEAKELGVKTGKGFYTYPSPGKYSKVKLPQESRLKPERLISLAVNEGAWLIENDIVNAHEIDTVMKLGFNFPKGIMEMADSLGLENIVNNLKGIYNLGYKAYEPNPILLNMVSSGAKFYKA; translated from the coding sequence ATGCAAATCGCGGTAGTTGGTTCTGGAACGATGGGTCACGGGATAGCAGAAGTGGCTGCTATATCAGGAATGGAGGTTAAGTTAATTGACGTGTCATGGGACATTCTCAACAGGGCAAAGGAGAGGATGACCGATTCCTTGAAGAGGTTATACGAGAGAGGCGTTATAAAGGATTCACCCGATTCAATAATGAGCTTAATAGAGATGTCTGTGAGCTACGACGTCGCTAAAAGCGTCGACTTTGCCATCGAGGCCGTACCGGAGATACTAGATCTGAAGAGAAAGGTTTTCAACGAGCTAGACAAGGTAGTTCCGAAAGAGTCCATTTTGGCTACAAACACCAGTTCCATACCGATCAGTGACGTTGCAGAGACCACCTCAAGGAAGCAGAAGGTAATCGGAATGCATTTCTTCAATCCCCCACCACTAATGAAGCTAGTTGAAGTTATTCCTAGCAAATATACCTCTGAAGAGACTGTAGATTTCACTGTCGATCTATCTAAGAAGATGGGCAAAACTCCTGTAAGGCTTAGGGTCGAGGTACCCGGTTTCGTAAGCAATAGGATCTTCTTGAGGTTACTTCAAGAAGCATGTAGAGAGGTTGAAGCTGGCGAGGCTACGATTGAGGAAGTGGACTCCACAGCCAGAAATAAGCTCAATCTACCGATGGGAATTTTTGAACTGGCGGACTACGTTGGTTTGGACGTAGTGGTAGACCTTTGGAAGGTTATAGTTGAGAGGGGAGCTTCAGATGTCAAGTGCTCCAGCTTTAAGAGAAAGGTAGAGGCGAAAGAGTTGGGGGTTAAGACTGGGAAGGGATTTTATACTTACCCTTCACCTGGTAAGTACTCTAAGGTCAAGTTACCTCAGGAAAGTAGACTTAAGCCAGAGCGGCTGATATCTCTTGCAGTGAATGAGGGAGCTTGGCTCATAGAGAACGACATCGTAAACGCTCATGAAATAGATACTGTAATGAAGTTAGGTTTCAACTTCCCAAAAGGCATTATGGAAATGGCTGACAGCCTAGGCTTAGAAAACATAGTAAATAATCTTAAAGGAATTTATAATTTAGGCTACAAAGCTTACGAACCCAACCCGATTCTCCTAAATATGGTCTCGTCAGGGGCTAAGTTCTACAAGGCTTAA
- a CDS encoding phenylacetate--CoA ligase family protein, with the protein MTVLQEYERIHEELRKEGYINSQYPPNPSERLWNRKVMTMSRDELEKLKSFRLKRIVKWAWENVPFYRNYWKSKGFEPDQIRDWKDVIKIPILRKDELRKDLSANPPFGSIMVQDLAKRIRFVGATSGSTGLPTFQGWGALELDYFEEAQARYLWTFAEVKPTTVYANYLNMSGFYSWGPPLVETAMWRCGATAIAGGGETYFSWKNRHNLIFRLWKVDVMATTPWLHRLIGEEARAEGWESPFKVLLLHGGAAAENTKKKLFQVHPNARLAISVWGTTDGHMAVEVPGHEGQLVIWEDMEIFDIVDPKTDEPASQGERGELVATLLNHFTMPLIRYSLGDYVKNEFITEPDEKYGITHARFVEPIPGRVEWMFKVKGKLLLPIYVEDAVNEIPETTGMFNVLIYGNEMDKLRIRVETRRTLVDSSYDSSARETLAERIGLNKDDVEIEWVEPGKTVWTGYKLQVFLDQRKK; encoded by the coding sequence ATGACCGTTCTTCAAGAGTATGAAAGGATTCACGAGGAGCTTAGAAAGGAAGGATACATCAACTCTCAATATCCACCAAATCCGTCAGAAAGGCTATGGAATAGGAAAGTAATGACCATGAGCAGAGACGAGTTAGAAAAGTTGAAGTCGTTCAGGCTGAAGAGGATAGTGAAGTGGGCGTGGGAGAACGTCCCGTTCTACAGGAATTACTGGAAATCTAAGGGGTTCGAGCCAGACCAGATCAGAGATTGGAAAGATGTGATCAAGATACCTATATTGAGGAAGGATGAGTTGAGAAAAGACCTCTCAGCCAACCCTCCATTCGGATCAATTATGGTCCAAGACTTAGCTAAGAGGATTAGATTCGTAGGAGCAACTTCGGGTTCAACTGGCCTTCCGACCTTTCAGGGATGGGGGGCTTTGGAGTTAGACTACTTTGAGGAGGCTCAGGCTAGGTACCTATGGACTTTCGCGGAAGTTAAACCTACCACTGTATATGCCAACTATCTCAACATGAGCGGATTTTACAGTTGGGGACCCCCGTTAGTGGAGACGGCTATGTGGAGGTGTGGAGCTACGGCTATAGCAGGAGGAGGCGAAACATATTTCTCTTGGAAGAACAGGCACAACTTGATATTTAGGCTATGGAAAGTTGACGTTATGGCTACCACCCCATGGCTACACAGGTTAATAGGAGAGGAGGCCAGGGCTGAAGGTTGGGAGTCACCGTTCAAGGTACTGTTATTACACGGTGGGGCCGCTGCGGAAAACACTAAGAAGAAGCTGTTCCAAGTACATCCTAACGCCAGGTTGGCAATAAGCGTGTGGGGTACTACTGACGGTCACATGGCCGTAGAAGTTCCTGGACACGAAGGTCAGCTCGTGATTTGGGAGGACATGGAGATATTCGATATAGTTGATCCTAAAACAGACGAACCTGCCTCGCAAGGGGAGAGAGGCGAGCTCGTAGCCACTCTTCTGAACCACTTCACCATGCCGCTCATAAGGTATAGTTTAGGCGATTACGTTAAGAACGAGTTCATAACTGAACCGGACGAAAAGTACGGGATAACCCACGCCAGATTCGTAGAACCTATACCGGGGAGAGTGGAGTGGATGTTCAAGGTCAAGGGTAAACTTCTTCTGCCCATATACGTGGAGGACGCCGTCAATGAGATACCTGAGACTACTGGGATGTTTAACGTCCTCATATACGGTAACGAAATGGATAAGCTGAGGATAAGAGTAGAAACTAGGAGAACTCTGGTGGACTCCTCTTACGACTCAAGCGCTAGGGAAACTCTGGCGGAAAGGATAGGTCTTAACAAGGATGACGTGGAGATAGAGTGGGTTGAGCCCGGGAAGACGGTGTGGACTGGATATAAGCTTCAGGTCTTCCTTGATCAGAGGAAGAAGTGA
- a CDS encoding amylo-alpha-1,6-glucosidase has translation MIDPAECEELEWIIPTGTGGYSSSTVCGINSRTYHGLLIVPQDPPHRRYVVLSKVEDFLITDGQEYPLSTNHYTNNVFYPAGYKFLYQIERGENYITWEFTFGSSKVIKTLLVHRGYNAITLSYTSNRGVLNICPLVTFRSHHVTLKDRRPVFSYKIGQETSLMANGIPFLNMRVRGDHSIERTEYWYYNFFYRLDYERGTNYLDDLYNPFCISTKGNRVELDFYSGNFMEEIPKRKPRDVIELLSYGARSFVVKTGDSYAIIAGYHWFDEWGRDTMISLEGILLLNGLFDQAKNILTRYFDVLYKGMMPNNFLGNSEIAYKGVDVSLWGINAVYKYFEYTNDIEFLKKIFPRMLEVVDWYWKGNGTVLNKGNLLYHTGAPRTWMDAQFNGTVVTPREGAAVEINALWYNALMIMNYFSKKLGINDPEFWDKAEKVRSAFMEKFPSEKGLYDFIGLDDKPGTETRPNQLFAVGLPFPVVSKEVGRRVIEVVESELLRPYGLSTLSRKDKGYTPYYRGSRDSRDRAYHNGPIWPWLIGIYVDAKLNFEYDSLKLKNIINQFSPLLTLAAKEGGFIPELFEDIAPFKKGGCIAQAWSVAETLRALKNVINYS, from the coding sequence ATGATAGATCCTGCCGAGTGTGAGGAGCTTGAATGGATAATACCGACCGGTACAGGAGGATATTCGTCCTCCACTGTTTGCGGTATAAACTCTAGGACATATCATGGCCTATTGATAGTTCCTCAGGATCCTCCTCATAGGAGATACGTTGTCCTTTCTAAGGTGGAGGATTTCCTCATAACTGACGGCCAGGAATATCCTTTATCGACAAACCATTACACAAACAACGTGTTCTATCCGGCCGGATACAAATTCCTTTATCAAATTGAAAGAGGAGAAAATTACATAACTTGGGAATTCACGTTCGGGAGCTCGAAAGTTATAAAGACGCTTTTAGTTCACAGAGGTTATAATGCGATAACCCTATCTTATACCTCCAATAGGGGAGTGTTGAATATATGCCCCCTCGTTACTTTTAGGAGCCATCACGTTACGTTAAAGGATAGAAGGCCAGTGTTTTCCTACAAAATTGGTCAGGAGACGTCTCTTATGGCTAACGGGATTCCCTTCCTAAATATGAGGGTGAGAGGTGATCATTCGATTGAAAGAACAGAGTATTGGTACTATAACTTCTTTTACAGATTGGACTATGAGAGAGGTACCAATTACTTAGACGATTTATACAACCCGTTCTGTATATCCACTAAAGGGAATAGGGTTGAGCTGGACTTCTACAGTGGTAATTTCATGGAAGAGATTCCGAAAAGGAAGCCCAGAGATGTGATAGAGTTGCTATCTTATGGGGCTAGGAGCTTCGTCGTTAAGACGGGAGACTCATACGCAATAATAGCTGGATACCATTGGTTTGATGAGTGGGGAAGGGACACAATGATATCCCTAGAAGGGATACTTCTCCTCAACGGACTATTTGATCAGGCTAAAAACATCCTCACTAGATACTTTGACGTTTTATATAAAGGCATGATGCCCAACAACTTCCTAGGCAACAGTGAGATCGCTTACAAGGGGGTTGATGTGTCCCTTTGGGGAATAAATGCAGTATACAAATACTTTGAGTATACTAATGACATCGAGTTTCTAAAGAAGATATTTCCAAGGATGTTAGAAGTGGTAGACTGGTATTGGAAAGGAAACGGTACGGTATTAAATAAGGGTAACCTTCTTTACCACACAGGAGCCCCTAGAACGTGGATGGACGCTCAGTTTAACGGTACCGTTGTAACGCCTAGGGAGGGAGCGGCAGTCGAGATAAACGCCCTCTGGTATAACGCCCTCATGATCATGAACTACTTTTCAAAGAAACTTGGAATTAACGATCCTGAGTTCTGGGATAAGGCTGAGAAGGTTAGATCGGCTTTCATGGAAAAGTTCCCCTCAGAGAAAGGCCTTTATGATTTCATTGGACTGGACGATAAGCCTGGAACGGAAACAAGACCTAACCAGCTCTTTGCTGTAGGGCTTCCTTTTCCCGTTGTAAGCAAAGAAGTTGGTAGAAGGGTAATTGAAGTGGTTGAATCTGAGCTTCTGAGACCGTATGGACTCAGCACTTTATCGAGGAAGGATAAAGGATACACACCCTACTATAGAGGTTCAAGGGACTCTAGGGATAGAGCGTATCATAACGGACCTATTTGGCCTTGGTTAATAGGTATTTACGTTGACGCGAAATTAAACTTTGAATACGATTCACTAAAGTTAAAGAACATAATTAATCAGTTCAGTCCTCTTTTGACTTTGGCTGCAAAAGAAGGGGGATTTATCCCAGAGCTCTTTGAGGACATAGCTCCATTTAAGAAAGGCGGTTGTATAGCTCAGGCTTGGAGCGTTGCGGAGACGTTAAGGGCTTTAAAAAACGTGATCAACTACTCTTAA
- a CDS encoding glycoside hydrolase family 15 protein, with the protein MRIAGVGNGKILVNFDELGRIVDLYYPYVGMENQSSGNPVRIAIWDGKSLSLDENWKAEVHYEEESNLVEIKWNVESLGLEITSYNFVDIDEPVLTSIIKVLSKNGVDDKLKLFFIHDFNIYSNPFGDTAFFDPKTWSLIHYKSKRYLGIKLMSTELNNMEFSATKDDPLEDVKDGSLNGSPIAHGNVRSAVGIELNLRAKNFVKAYYTIALARSLEELWKTMEVMSPAKIESNFVSVFQFWKSWLSKGNWSSDHENRLYNVSLITIKNHMDINGSIIASSDFSFVNIYGDSYQYFWPRDGAIAAHALDIAGYGELAMRHFNFVKEIANPEGFLYHKYNPNRTLASSWHPWIFNSKRILPIQEDETALEVWAIGDHFRRYKDLDELTDIYRKFVKPAMQFMMRFTEDGLPKPSFDLWEERYGVHIYTVSTVYAGLLKGALLARGMGDQSLSEDALDVAKTMKEQALSRMVYNGRFLRRLDENYQPDRTVDASMYAPYFFGMVEPNDPIMISTMEAVENKLMINGGVARYENDMYQKRGSKPNPWIITTLWLAQYFIDTSKMNKAKELINWVMSKAAPSGFLPEQVNPDTFESTSVMPLVWSHAELIITLNKYHGKY; encoded by the coding sequence ATGAGGATAGCCGGAGTAGGAAACGGAAAAATTTTAGTTAACTTCGACGAGCTCGGAAGGATAGTGGATTTGTATTACCCATATGTTGGAATGGAAAACCAGAGCTCGGGAAACCCAGTCAGAATAGCTATTTGGGATGGGAAGTCTCTGTCATTAGATGAGAACTGGAAGGCGGAAGTTCATTACGAGGAGGAGTCTAATCTAGTCGAGATAAAATGGAACGTTGAGAGTTTGGGACTAGAAATAACCTCCTATAACTTTGTAGATATTGACGAACCGGTCTTAACTTCAATAATAAAGGTACTCTCTAAAAACGGAGTCGATGATAAGCTTAAGTTGTTCTTTATTCATGATTTCAATATTTATTCCAACCCTTTTGGAGATACGGCCTTCTTTGATCCCAAAACGTGGTCTCTAATACACTACAAATCCAAGCGATACCTGGGGATCAAGTTGATGTCGACCGAACTGAACAACATGGAGTTTTCAGCAACTAAAGATGATCCGCTTGAAGACGTTAAGGACGGAAGCCTAAACGGAAGTCCAATAGCTCACGGAAACGTGAGGTCTGCCGTAGGAATAGAACTGAACCTAAGAGCAAAGAATTTTGTAAAGGCGTACTACACTATTGCTCTGGCTAGATCACTGGAGGAGCTTTGGAAAACAATGGAGGTAATGAGCCCAGCTAAAATTGAGAGCAACTTCGTTTCCGTTTTCCAGTTTTGGAAGAGTTGGTTATCTAAGGGAAACTGGTCGTCGGATCACGAGAACAGGCTTTACAACGTGAGCTTGATCACAATAAAGAATCACATGGACATCAACGGTTCTATTATAGCGTCATCCGACTTCTCTTTTGTTAACATATACGGTGATTCGTATCAATACTTTTGGCCTAGGGACGGCGCCATTGCTGCCCACGCACTTGATATAGCAGGTTACGGAGAACTAGCAATGAGGCATTTCAACTTCGTGAAGGAGATAGCTAACCCGGAGGGGTTTCTATATCACAAGTACAACCCTAACAGAACTTTAGCTAGCTCCTGGCATCCTTGGATATTTAATTCGAAGAGGATATTGCCAATCCAAGAGGATGAGACTGCCCTTGAAGTCTGGGCTATAGGGGACCACTTCAGGAGATACAAGGATCTAGATGAGCTCACGGACATTTACAGGAAGTTCGTTAAGCCCGCTATGCAGTTCATGATGAGGTTCACAGAAGACGGTTTACCCAAACCCAGTTTCGATCTGTGGGAGGAAAGATATGGCGTGCACATATACACAGTTTCGACGGTTTACGCAGGACTCTTAAAAGGTGCCCTACTGGCGAGAGGAATGGGAGATCAGAGCTTATCTGAGGACGCGTTAGACGTGGCTAAAACGATGAAAGAGCAGGCCCTATCTAGAATGGTATATAACGGGAGGTTCTTGAGGAGACTGGACGAAAACTATCAACCTGACAGAACTGTTGATGCGAGTATGTACGCACCTTACTTCTTCGGTATGGTAGAACCTAACGATCCAATCATGATATCAACTATGGAGGCCGTGGAGAACAAGTTAATGATAAACGGAGGTGTAGCTAGATATGAGAACGATATGTATCAGAAGAGAGGGTCTAAACCAAACCCGTGGATCATTACGACGTTATGGCTTGCACAATATTTCATAGATACCTCAAAAATGAACAAAGCCAAGGAATTGATAAATTGGGTTATGAGTAAGGCGGCGCCCTCAGGCTTCCTACCGGAACAAGTTAATCCTGACACGTTTGAATCCACTTCTGTTATGCCGCTGGTTTGGTCCCACGCTGAATTAATAATCACATTAAATAAATACCACGGTAAATACTAG
- a CDS encoding sugar phosphate nucleotidyltransferase yields MQWTPEDIRVIIPIGGEATRMRPLTVETSKATVRLLNRPLLEFPILELARQGVKEFIFGVKGYVNYKSIFDTFKEGIGFSARYRIKPRVHFKYQPRVDSIGNADSVRINMDYYRINDITVVIQGDNLIKLDLAKLIEYHISKKALMTIVLKKWKDVKEFGVADVDEDLRIKRFVEKPKEGEAPSNLINTGVYVLSPKIRDVFSSEEVSLMREEGKMDFGKDIIPFLIERGYPVYGYVTDSLWFDVGTPERYLEAMKVLLGTLDEREIGGKRVDSDKRVFVQGTSPDSIRRRNVIAMKYRKGKLKIEGSVIIGRHCQIGNNVYIETSTIDNFSIIKNNVKIIRSSVMDRAYIGEGVVIEDSVIARHVEIRGGAKIVRSVIGDDVMIDSNTEIVNSRIYPHKVINTGSKIHDTVLT; encoded by the coding sequence ATGCAATGGACTCCAGAGGATATAAGAGTAATTATCCCTATCGGTGGCGAAGCTACCAGGATGAGACCTCTTACAGTAGAGACCTCTAAGGCTACGGTTAGGCTCCTCAACAGACCCCTTTTGGAGTTCCCCATACTAGAGCTTGCTAGACAAGGGGTAAAGGAGTTCATTTTCGGTGTTAAGGGTTACGTTAACTACAAGTCCATCTTCGACACGTTCAAAGAGGGCATAGGTTTCTCTGCTAGATATAGAATAAAACCGCGAGTTCATTTTAAATATCAACCTAGAGTCGATAGCATTGGAAACGCCGACTCTGTTAGGATAAATATGGATTATTATAGAATAAATGATATCACTGTTGTCATACAAGGTGATAATTTAATAAAGCTTGACTTAGCAAAACTAATTGAATATCACATTTCAAAAAAAGCGTTAATGACAATTGTCCTGAAGAAATGGAAAGACGTTAAAGAGTTTGGTGTAGCCGACGTAGATGAGGACTTGAGGATAAAAAGGTTCGTGGAGAAACCAAAGGAGGGAGAGGCCCCTTCAAACCTCATAAACACTGGAGTTTACGTTCTATCTCCTAAGATTAGAGACGTATTTTCGAGCGAGGAGGTGTCGTTAATGAGAGAGGAGGGGAAGATGGACTTCGGGAAGGACATAATACCCTTCTTGATAGAGAGAGGTTATCCAGTTTACGGCTACGTCACCGATTCGCTGTGGTTTGACGTTGGCACTCCGGAGAGATACCTTGAGGCTATGAAGGTTCTGTTAGGAACTCTGGACGAGAGGGAGATAGGCGGAAAAAGGGTCGACAGCGATAAGAGAGTGTTCGTCCAAGGAACGAGCCCCGACTCCATAAGGAGAAGGAACGTAATAGCTATGAAGTATAGAAAGGGGAAGCTCAAAATTGAAGGAAGCGTTATAATCGGAAGGCATTGTCAGATTGGTAACAACGTGTACATCGAGACCTCAACTATAGATAACTTTTCAATAATTAAGAATAACGTTAAAATAATAAGGAGTTCAGTGATGGATAGAGCATATATCGGTGAGGGAGTCGTGATAGAGGATTCCGTCATAGCTAGACACGTTGAGATCAGGGGTGGTGCGAAGATCGTTAGAAGCGTAATAGGGGACGACGTAATGATAGACTCTAATACGGAGATAGTGAACTCTAGGATATATCCTCACAAGGTAATTAATACCGGAAGTAAAATACATGATACGGTACTGACTTGA
- a CDS encoding glycoside hydrolase family 57 protein, with the protein MTNKIVLGFEVHQPFRIRKDAFWNPRFRGSIEEKYFDNELNRQIFERVKAKCYIPATSIVMEEIEAGEDEGREVKFFYSVSGTLLEQAERWGKDFLDLLQLLSSTKKVEFLAQTYYHSVTSLWEDKTEWREQVKSHLEALKSLLGQNPVTFENTELLTDPSIVQEAEELGFKGLIMEGKESVLNGKSPNFVFRRKDGNISILPRNYVLSDDIAFRFSNTKWDQYPLTAQKYSEWIRSTPGQLVTVFVDYETFGEHNWKESGILEFLRWLPRELNKVGVTMSLPREVINSPYYDLEIEGISSWADVRKDHSSWLGNIMQWAYDEAVRRAEMPSRELGGDYLKAWKRFTTSDNYYYLFTEGGGPGEVHSYFNAYNSPIDGFLNEFYAVNAFLHEELSKLGINNEPFFFYKGGKKVGIAWNESEFMEVLKRDESLKENVKYLREWLK; encoded by the coding sequence ATGACCAACAAGATAGTGTTAGGCTTTGAAGTTCATCAGCCGTTCAGAATTAGGAAGGACGCTTTTTGGAACCCAAGATTTAGAGGTTCGATTGAGGAGAAGTACTTTGATAACGAATTAAACAGGCAAATATTTGAAAGAGTTAAGGCTAAGTGTTACATACCAGCCACTAGCATAGTAATGGAGGAGATTGAGGCGGGAGAAGACGAGGGAAGGGAAGTTAAGTTCTTCTACTCTGTGTCCGGGACGTTGTTGGAACAAGCTGAAAGATGGGGAAAAGACTTCCTAGACCTTCTTCAGTTACTTTCATCAACGAAAAAGGTGGAGTTTCTAGCTCAGACCTACTATCACTCAGTCACCTCCTTATGGGAGGATAAGACGGAATGGAGAGAGCAAGTTAAGTCCCATTTGGAGGCTTTGAAGTCTCTCCTTGGTCAAAACCCTGTTACTTTTGAGAACACAGAGCTGCTGACTGACCCCTCAATAGTTCAAGAGGCTGAGGAATTGGGTTTCAAGGGTCTAATCATGGAGGGAAAGGAGAGCGTCCTTAATGGAAAGTCACCCAACTTTGTGTTCAGGAGAAAAGATGGGAACATATCAATCCTTCCAAGGAACTACGTGTTAAGCGACGATATTGCTTTCAGGTTCTCCAACACCAAATGGGATCAATATCCATTAACAGCACAGAAGTACTCTGAGTGGATTAGATCAACACCAGGTCAACTCGTTACTGTGTTCGTGGATTATGAGACTTTTGGAGAGCACAATTGGAAGGAGAGCGGTATCTTAGAATTTCTAAGATGGTTACCTAGGGAACTGAACAAGGTTGGGGTCACGATGAGTCTTCCAAGGGAGGTGATAAACAGTCCATATTATGACCTGGAAATAGAGGGCATATCGTCCTGGGCTGACGTTAGGAAGGATCACTCTAGTTGGTTAGGCAACATAATGCAGTGGGCCTATGACGAAGCTGTGAGGAGGGCGGAGATGCCATCAAGGGAGTTAGGTGGGGATTACCTTAAAGCGTGGAAACGCTTCACCACAAGTGACAACTATTATTACCTTTTCACGGAAGGCGGTGGGCCCGGTGAGGTGCACTCTTACTTTAACGCATACAACTCACCCATTGATGGTTTCCTAAACGAGTTCTACGCCGTTAACGCATTCCTCCATGAGGAATTGAGCAAGTTAGGGATTAACAACGAACCCTTCTTCTTCTATAAGGGAGGAAAGAAGGTAGGCATAGCATGGAACGAGTCCGAATTCATGGAGGTCTTGAAAAGAGACGAATCGCTTAAAGAGAACGTTAAGTATTTGAGAGAGTGGTTAAAGTGA